One Hevea brasiliensis isolate MT/VB/25A 57/8 chromosome 6, ASM3005281v1, whole genome shotgun sequence genomic window, TTTGGTATTTTCTGTTCAAGATTTGCTTTGAATAAGCGTCTTTCCCTGTTGCTCTCAAATGCCCAACTGGGTGTTCTTTCTTTTTACTCATCATTCGTAATCAGATCCTTTTCGTCTTCCACATCTTCTAATTTGAATGAGCATTCATTTGTAGTCTCATATCTCATAAATTCATGTGGATTAACCCTAAAATCTGCTCAATCTATCTCTAAGAGGATATGGTTTGAAACCACTGAAAAACCAGACTCTGTGCTTAGGCTTCTCAGCGAACATGGATTCACCAATTACCAAATCCGCAAAATTGTTGAGTGTCGCCCACGGGTGCTGTTATCTCAACCAGAAAAGACGCTCTTGCCCAAATTTGAGTTTCTGCGATCTATAGGGGTTTCAAGATTGGGAATTTCTATAATTGCTTCTAGGAATCCAAATTTATTGACTCGAAGTATAAAGCAACATATGATCCCACTTTATGAGATCCTTAAAAGTGTACTTGTTTCTGATAAGAAAGTAGTTACGGCCCTGAAACGCATGAGACGAAATTTTTGGCTGTACAGCCTTTCGAAAAATTTATCACTCTTGAGAGGGCTTGGAGTCTCTCAGTCTTCCATCTCTTACTTGCTCATCCAAAGTCCCTCACTAATGTGCCAAGAAGTGGGCAAGTTTGCTGAAGGGGTTAAAAAGGTTATGAAACTAGGATTTGACCCTTCAAAATTTATATTTGTTGAGGCAGTTCTTGTCTTTCATACGATGACGAAGAAAACATGGGAACGCAAAATAGAGGTCTATAGGAGGTTGGGTTGGTCTGAAGATGAGATTTGGTTGATTTTCAGAAAGCGTCCCAAATGCATGAGCTTGTCTGAGAAGAATGTGATGGGTACAATGGATTTTCTTGTGGGGAAGATGGGTTGGCAGCCTGCCGCTGTTGCTAGACTTCCAATTGTGCTTTGTTATAGTCTGGAGAGGAGGATTATGCCAAGATGTTCAGTTATAAGAGTTTTGCTTTTAAAGGGTTTGATTAAGGCTGATGTGTGTTTACACTCAGTGTTGAAACTTTCTGAAGAGCTCTTCTTGGAAAGGTTTGTGATCAAGTATCAAGTTCATGTGCCTCAATTGTTGGATATCTATCAACGGAAAATGGGTCTTGCAGAACTTGGGTTTGGCTTTGATGATAAATTTAAGATTTGAAGTGCTCATCattttcccccttttttttttttttttttaattctgtcTTGCTAACTTGAGGTAAAGTAGTGCATTTGATTACTTGTTTCTTGTAAACCAAATATTTTGTTTAAGTGTTGAATGCTTTATAAATGTGTAAAGAGGATTAATGAAGTGGCATAATCTTCTTGACAGTTAGTTATTTATTATAATCAGGTACGTGAATTAAATTGACAACTCGTGATAGCAGTTGCACTGCACTTTTACTAGATACGCAATTGTTCCTTAACAAGGGAATCATCCCCAGGTGCTCAGCCACTGGAATTCTTCCATGAAAGGACTTGAGTATGGGAAACTTCCTGTTGTATTGTTAAGGTCAAAGGATCTACCGGATGCATTTGTAACTGGGTGTTGAAAACAGGATGCTCCACCGATAAATATTTAAAGAGGAGGATGATATTTCTAGATTCAAGACTTGGATTTGAGCGATAGAACAGTTGTCACAAGCAACAGATCCATTGGCTAAGTTATTTTGTGCTTTTTAGTGTTATAGATACTTAAAAAAAAAgtcaacaaaaaatattttctttaacaaaatatttttattaaattatttttaagaaaaatatttttttaaaagaaaattatttttcattttatatattttaataatagtatatatgaaaaaatatatataaatatatattattaaattaatattttaattaaatctaAGACTCAaacttaatgcatattatatgAGTGATTTGCCTCTAACTATTGAATTAGGTCAAGTTCATTGAgaagaaaaatatattatatcAATAACATGTCTACTTATTGGCTAAGAATTTTATTTGAGATAAATAATATTTGTCtttatttctaaaaaaaattaaagaaaaaaaaaaagttagaagAAGATATCTATTTCCCTTGTGTGCTGCTACGGAAAAGGCAGAACTTTAAAAGCATAAAAACGGAGCTTGTAGACATTAGAAACAGCACAACCGGATTGCCATTCAAAATAGCCCGGAGACACCTCATAAATTCTTTGTTCTTCGCTGTTTTCCAGGGAAATGAAACGAGAGCATGTCAGCCAAGGGACTCGCTTGATGCTTTACTGTTCATTGCTCAAAGCGTAAAGCTTAGTTGATTCACTTCGAAAATTTTGGTGAGTATCCTCCAATGTTTGGTGTTATCTCTTCAAGATTTGCTTTGAATAAGCGTCTTTCCCTGTTGCTCTCAAATGCCCAACTGGGTGTTCTTCTTTTTCACTCATCATTCGTAATCAGATCCTTTCCGTCTTCCACATCTTCTAATTTGAATGAGCATTCATTTGCAGTCTCATATCTCATAAATTCATGTGGATTAACCCTAAAATCTGCTCAATCTATCTCTAAGAGGATATGTTTTGAAACCACTGAAAGACCAGACTCTGTACTTAGGTTTCTCAGGGAACATGGATTCACCAATTCCCAAATCCCCAAAATTGTTGAGGGTCGGCCACAGGTGCTTTTAGCCCAACCAGAAAAGACACTCTTGCCCAAATTTGAGTTTCTGCGTTCTATAGGGGTTTCAAGATTAGGAATTTCTATAATTGTTTCTCGGAATCCAGATTTATTGACTCGAAGTATACAGCGACATATGATCCCACTTTATGAGGTCCTTAAAAGTGTACTTGTTTCTGATAAGAAAGTAGTTACGGCCCTGAAACGCATGAGACGAAGTTTTAGGTTGTACAGCCTTTCGAATAATTTATCACTCTTAAGAGGGCTTGGAGTCTCTCAATCTTCCATCTCTTGCTCACCCAATGTTCGTCACTAATGTGCCAAGAAGTGGGCAAGTTTGCTGAAGGGGTTAAAAAGGTTACGAAActaggatttgatccttcaaaaaTTATATTTGTTGATGCAGTCCTTGTTTTTTATACGATGACGAGCAAAACATGGGAACACAAAATGGAGGTTTATAGGACGTTGGGTTGGTCTGAAGatgagatttggtcaattttcagaaaGCGTCCCAAATGCATGAGTTTGTCTGAGAAGAATGTCATGGGCACAATGGATTTTCTTGTGAGCAAGATGGGTTAGCAGCCTGCTGCTGTTGCTAGAGTTCCAATTGTGCTTTGTTTTAGTCTGGAGAGGAGGATTATGCCAAGATGTTCAGTTGTAAGAGTTTTGCTTTTAAATGGTTTGATTAAGGCTGACGTATGTTTATACACAGTGTTGAAACATTCTGAAGAGCTCTTCTTGGAAAGGTTTGTGATCCAGTATCAAGATCATGTGCCTCAATTGTTGGATATCTATCAAGGGAAAATGGGTCTTGCAGAACTTGGGTTTGGCTTTGGCTTTGATGATAAATTTAAGATTTGAAGTggtcaccttttttttttttttttaaaaaaaaaattctgtctTGCTAACTTGAGGTAAAGTAGTGCATTTGATTGCTTGTTTCTTGTAAACCAAATATTTTGCTGTAAGTGTTGAAATGCTTTATAAATGTGTAAAGAGGATTAATGAAGTGGCATAATCtctaaaaatgaagaatttcttggcagttatttatttattatattcaaGTACGTGAATTAAATTGGCAACTTGAGATAGCAGTTGCCCTGCACTTTTACTAGATATACAATTGTTCCTTAACAAAGGGAATCATCCCCAGATGCTCAGTCACTGGAATTCTTCCATGAAAGGACTTGAGTGTGGGAAACTTCCTGTTGTATTTTGTATTGTTAAGGTCAAAGTATCTACTGGGTGCATTTGTAACTGGGTGTTGAAAACAGAATGCTCCActgataaatatttaaaaaggaggATGATATTTCTAGATTCAAGACTTGGATTTGAGCAATAGAACAGTTGTCACAAGCAACAGATCCATTTTAGATTTGTTCACTTAGATTCCCAGGCCTTCCTTTTTGCCAATTCAAAAGGCAAGGGGTACTTGCGCAACCGACTGAAGCCCTGAAGGCTATCTTGGATAGCCATGTACCCGGAGGATGTTACTGCTGAAACTGTTAAGAAGAGACGTTGCAGTTGCACTACAAAAAAAGCCTTACTCAAGGTCCATAGTTGGTGTTACTTTGAAGTTATATAGAAGAGATGAGCTGAGAAGCCTGAAGTATGTGATGCTGCAAGAGAGGCTGCACTCTGCTAAATTAAGAAAAGAATTAAGAGAACGAAGAATGAAAAGAAGCCTAAGAAGGCTGAGATAATGGCAAAGACCAAAAAGACTCAGAGCAAGGTACGTTGCTTGGTTGCAAGGTACGTTGCTTGCACGGAGGGGCTCCATGCTTGGAGGTGGATGGAAGCGCTGAAATGCTTATTTCCTCAGAATGTTGGGTACGGCTGTGCATGGTTTCAAGATCCCAAACTGAGCTAAAGAACCGTTTCAAATCGTATCGGATCCGAACACTTCTAATATTAGGTACTAAAAAAGTTTTGCGTTAAGAGATGTTACTTGGATCATTCAGTTGTAAGAGTTTTGCTTTTAAAGGGTTTGATTAAGGCAGACATCCGTTTGTCCTCAGTGTTGATACCTTATAAAAAGCTCTTCTTGGAAAGGTTTGTGATCAAGTATCAAGAACATGTGCCTCAATTGTTGGGTATCTTTCAGAAAAAAATGGGTCTTACAGAACTTGGCTTTGGCTTTGATGATAAATCTAGGATTTCTGGGTTAAAAGTGTCTAGCCTACAGCATGTCAATCTCAAACTCATTATTTCCAATTTGATTTCGCTTTCTAAATGAAGTGCtcatctttttttattttttatatatctaTTTTGCAATAACTTGAGGTAAAGTGTGCATTGGATTGCTTGTTTCTTGTAAACCAATTTATTTAATTGTTGAAATGCTTTATAAATGTCTAAAGAGGATTAATGAAGAATTTCTTGGCAGTTTGTACTGTTATTTGTTATAGTCAAGCACTTGAATAAATTGGCAACTTACACAATCCTTCCTTGACAAAGGGAATCATCCCCAGGTGCTCAGTGACTGGAATTCTTCCACGAAAGGACCTGAGTGTAGTAAACTTCctgttatatttttttattgttaagATCAAAGGATCAACTGAATTCATTTGTAAATGTGTGTTGGAAACAGGATGCTCCACTGGAGAATGATGATTTAGAGTCAGGACTTGGATTTGAGCAATAGAACAGTTGTCACAGGCAGCAAATCCATTTTACatctttatttccattgaaattcTTCTGCAGATGATAATTTTTCTATTGATCTGTTTTATTTTTTGATGCATTGTTGTTCATCTTAAATAGCTTCAGCTGATGATACAAATTAATCTATTAATAAAAGAAGCTTTGCCGAAGCTTCATGATTTGTTC contains:
- the LOC131180795 gene encoding uncharacterized protein LOC131180795, which translates into the protein MFGIFCSRFALNKRLSLLLSNAQLGVLSFYSSFVIRSFSSSTSSNLNEHSFVVSYLINSCGLTLKSAQSISKRIWFETTEKPDSVLRLLSEHGFTNYQIRKIVECRPRVLLSQPEKTLLPKFEFLRSIGVSRLGISIIASRNPNLLTRSIKQHMIPLYEILKSVLVSDKKVVTALKRMRRNFWLYSLSKNLSLLRGLGVSQSSISYLLIQSPSLMCQEVGKFAEGVKKVMKLGFDPSKFIFVEAVLVFHTMTKKTWERKIEVYRRLGWSEDEIWLIFRKRPKCMSLSEKNVMGTMDFLVGKMGWQPAAVARLPIVLCYSLERRIMPRCSVIRVLLLKGLIKADVCLHSVLKLSEELFLERFVIKYQVHVPQLLDIYQRKMGLAELGFGFDDKFKI